One genomic window of Solanum dulcamara chromosome 10, daSolDulc1.2, whole genome shotgun sequence includes the following:
- the LOC129870244 gene encoding two-component response regulator ORR24-like, with amino-acid sequence MTVEEIRGNMGGERENYDNFPVGMRVLAVDDDPICLKLLDGLLRKCQYHVTTTSQARTALTMLRENKDRFDLVISDVHMPDMDGFKLLELVGLEMDLPVIMLSANSDSNLVMKGIHHGACDYLVKPVRLEELKNIWQHVIRRKKVEPKNHKKSDDQDKAHQGGGEGERGSQLSGNADQNGKVNKKRKDEEYESDENGNDDEDPATQKKPRVVWSIELHKKFVTAVHQLGLEKAVPKRILDLMNVEGLTRENVASHLQKYRLFLKRINTADAQQANMVAAALGGKDSAYMRMGSLDGLGGFRTLAGSGRFGQASLSSSYASGGMLGRLNSPAGVSLRNLASSPMLQPNRGQNLSNNSINALMKLNPNVPPASQNANLFQGIPASLELDQLQQSKCATRMVELNPLDESGLHTAASTFTNSRLVGSANSSMPNVSNNPILLQVNSQQPLMGAGFGNQTSLNIASFSSEAFNAGVSGSSNFLDHDRYNENWQTSIQPLKFQSSSFPLTEPFNYSHLPHDRVRDSDTSTGSHLQNNPVDFSTSTIVSLPFEASRGETQCHENFGGAVQIMNQATCQRWPDQNQHYSHNSNNMFGNVSSQVSSNGGMTSLTHPMDQNNDLFCRRVETSLTGRSNGGSSMHIHHSESEKLTQNSRTSTNEDYLFQTTKQQVGFLPQGYGSLDDLMSAIKREQDGAMLEGGEFGFDAYSLG; translated from the exons ATGACTGTGGAGGAAATTAGAGGAAATATGGGTGGTGAAAGGGAAAACTATGATAATTTTCCAGTTGGTATGAGGGTTCTTGCTGTTGATGATGACCCAATTTGTTTGAAGTTGTTGGATGGACTGCTTAGGAAATGCCAGTATCACG TAACTACGACGAGTCAGGCAAGAACGGCGTTGACGATGTTGAGGGAAAACAAAGATAGATTTGACTTGGTGATCAGTGATGTCCACATGCCTGATATGGATGGCTTTAAACTTCTGGAGCTTGTTGGTCTCGAGATGGATCTTCCAGTCATAA TGTTGTCAGCAAACAGTGATAGCAACCTTGTAATGAAGGGAATACATCACGGTGCTTGTGACTATTTGGTGAAACCTGTCCGCCTTGAGGAGCTGAAGAATATATGGCAACACGTAATAAGGAGAAAGAAAGTTGAGCCTAAGAACCACAAGAAGTCTGATGATCAAGACAAGGCTCACCAGGGAGGCGGAGAAGGTGAAAGAGGATCGCAACTTTCAGGTAATGCAGATCAAAATGGGAAGGTTAACAAGAAAAGGAAGGATGAAGAATATGAAAGCGATGAAAATGGAAATGATGATGAAGACCCAGCAACTCAGAAGAAACCTCGTGTTGTTTGGTCCATAGAGCTTCACAAGAAGTTTGTTACAGCAGTTCATCAGTTAGGCCTTGAAA AAGCTGTCCCTAAGAGGATTCTTGATCTGATGAATGTTGAAGGACTTACAAGAGAGAATGTGGCTAGCCATCTCCAG AAGTATAGGCTCTTCTTGAAAAGGATCAACACGGCAGATGCCCAGCAAGCCAACATGGTTGCCGCTGCATTAGGGGGTAAAGATTCTGCATACATGCGAATGGGTTCACTCGACGGGCTTGGTGGTTTTCGAACGTTGGCTGGATCAGGAAGGTTCGGTCAGGCTAGCTTATCATCATCATATGCATCAGGAGGCATGCTTGGCAGACTAAATAGTCCTGCTGGTGTAAGTCTTCGCAATCTAGCATCATCACCTATGCTCCAACCTAATCGTGGTCAAAATTTGAGCAACAACTCCATCAATGCCTTGATGAAATTGAATCCAAATGTTCCACCTGCAAGCCAGAATGCTAATTTGTTCCAAGGGATTCCTGCATCGTTGGAGCTTGATCAATTGCAGCAGAGTAAGTGTGCCACACGCATGGTTGAATTGAATCCTTTGGATGAGTCAGGACTGCACACAGCAGCCAGTACATTCACGAACTCTAGGTTGGTTGGTAGCGCAAACAGCTCTATGCCCAATGTCTCAAATAATCCTATTTTGCTTCAAGTGAACTCCCAGCAACCACTGATGGGGGCGGGATTTGGAAATCAGACTTCTCTCAACATAGCCTCTTTTAGCTCCGAGGCCTTTAATGCTGGTGTAAGCGGTTCTTCCAATTTTCTGGACCATGATAGATATAATGAGAATTGGCAAACTTCTATCCAGCCTCTGAAGTTCCAGTCAAGCTCCTTTCCGTTGACTGAACCTTTCAACTACAGCCATTTGCCTCACGACAGAGTACGAGACAGTGATACTTCAACTGGCTCTCATTTGCAGAACAACCCTGTTGATTTTTCAACCTCCACCATAGTTTCCCTACCTTTCGAGGCTTCAAGAGGAGAAACACAATGCCATGAAAATTTCGGGGGAGCTGTTCAGATTATGAACCAAGCAACCTGCCAACGGTGGCCAGATCAGAACCAACATTATTCCCACAACTCAAACAATATGTTTGGCAATGTGAGCTCTCAAGTTTCTAGCAATGGTGGAATGACCTCTTTAACCCATCCTATGGACCAAAACAATGATTTGTTCTGCAGAAGGGTGGAGACGTCTTTGACTGGCAGATCAAATGGAGGTTCTTCAATGCACATACACCATAGTGAGAGTGAAAAATTAACTCAGAACTCGAGGACAAGTACAAATGAAGACTACCTCTTCCAGACAACAAAGCAACAAGTTGGTTTTCTTCCTCAGGGCTATGGATCCCTTGATGATCTAATGAGTGCAATTAAACGG GAGCAAGATGGAGCCATGTTAGAAGGGGGAGAATTTGGATTTGATGCTTATTCTCTTGGTTGA